The sequence TCTCCATGACGACGACATCATCACTCGAAGGTTCTGGAAGATAAAAACTTCTTTCAGTCATTTCAATATGCCTAAGTTGTGGCATTCTCCAAATCTCAGCCGGTGCAGTGAACTCCTTCCAACAACAAACAATCAATATGTGCAGATTCCAAAGGCGAGTAAACGAGGTAAAGATCGAGGACATGCTACCAACTTCAACAACAAGGTGGCGCAAGTTAACATACTGAGACGCAAGGGACTTGAGCAAGCTTTCATCTTCAAAATAATGATGAAACTTGTATGCATGTAATGTTCTAAGCAACCCGGAATTCTTAATACGCGGGACATTCCCATATTCACTGATAATGGAACGAGCATGTGGCATAGACTGCAAGTCGTCAAGGACTTTCTTCTTCGGtgtgttcctgggtataacaaCGCGGTGTTGGCTACTTATGCCTCGAGGACTAGATTGCCCTATCACATGATAGAACCCATCTTTCTTGCTCTGGTTCAAGCATAAATCCCTCAACAGATCATGAATTTTGAcaaattttatgtttcctgTATGACCCACTTTATCAACTAAAATGAGATTTCTATCAACCAAGTCCTGTAAGAACTCTATGGCAATAGTTTCCAAACTTTTGCCATTCATGGGTTTTAAAAATCCTTCAGAAACCCATAGCTTCACGAGTGTTGAGACTTTAACCGAATCATCCTCCTCAAACACTCCCATATACAAAAAACATGGCTTTAAATAAACTGGCAAATGATTATAGCTCATTTTCATCAGTTTCATGCAATTCTTATCATTCTCCAAATTCACTTCTGAAGCTAAGTTCTTCCTAATTGATTCCCAAACTCCTAGAGTG comes from Salvia miltiorrhiza cultivar Shanhuang (shh) chromosome 3, IMPLAD_Smil_shh, whole genome shotgun sequence and encodes:
- the LOC131018378 gene encoding putative late blight resistance protein homolog R1A-3 — protein: MGVFEEDDSVKVSTLVKLWVSEGFLKPMNGKSLETIAIEFLQDLVDRNLILVDKVGHTGNIKFVKIHDLLRDLCLNQSKKDGFYHVIGQSSPRGISSQHRVVIPRNTPKKKVLDDLQSMPHARSIISEYGNVPRIKNSGLLRTLHAYKFHHYFEDESLLKSLASQYVNLRHLVVEVGSMSSIFTSFTRLWNLHILIVCCWKEFTAPAEIWRMPQLRHIEMTERSFYLPEPSSDDVVVMENLLVLKSIANFKCSEEVVKRIPNIKKLGIKYFWRGGIEQDDYYCLNNIKLLCKLKSLSVMCWNFRASLYVLTFPQSLKKLNLSINRGFEWEKILGKIGALPLLEKFKLLRGCFGTGKWEMVEGQFPSLKYLELGPCPSLEHWTAESNSIFPRLEKLRLVHMELKEIPTQIGDIPMLQKIWMDYCGESAVMCAKEIVEEQVEIQGEDLPFHVQVKLSCKNEAVQSLAGPNFEVICDS